From Pseudonocardia autotrophica, one genomic window encodes:
- a CDS encoding ABC transporter substrate-binding protein, which translates to MSTDVRRPVASPTRRRVRTVAAVLALLVVASCSSAQDAGSDTAPITVGQTSVLDVVDPMSTAWDLTAAGVAESVYTSDRDGTLSSRFVESATRDDALDWTLELRDGVLFSDGSPVDAAAFADAMNRIQTENSLATASTGGMTFTPEGDAVAVRTTRPTMVMESVLAEWTNVVFKGDAAGGFVFTGPYAVGSLRPKEQLDLVPNTHYAEAASRGPVGIRSFADADAMRLAIQSGSIDMAFTITPEVARQLQDDPSVTVSSIEAGYQYFSMLNEKVGATTDLTVRQALDLGLDRQAYVDALLGGRVATGAFAHTYSFAGDLTLGFDPAEAGRILDRAGWVRGADGMRAKDGEPLSLSLVTYTSRPDLSIIMQIMVSQLKDLGIASTTSVTDDIRERLAASDWNAAVYAQHTAPTAEPSYFLNQFLRTGAANNFTGYSSPTTDGLLDRLGTLPAGAERDDLARQIQRQVHTDLPLLFQVDPQWHIATTERLASYRPYGGDYYVINPELGLS; encoded by the coding sequence ATGTCCACCGACGTCCGTCGCCCGGTCGCGTCTCCCACCCGTCGCCGGGTGCGGACGGTCGCGGCCGTGCTCGCTCTCCTCGTCGTCGCCTCCTGCTCGTCGGCCCAGGACGCAGGCTCCGATACCGCGCCCATCACCGTCGGGCAGACCTCGGTCCTCGACGTGGTCGACCCCATGTCCACGGCCTGGGATCTCACGGCCGCCGGCGTCGCGGAGTCGGTGTACACCTCGGACCGGGACGGCACCCTGTCGTCGCGGTTCGTCGAGTCGGCCACCCGTGACGACGCCCTCGACTGGACGCTCGAGCTGCGCGACGGCGTCCTGTTCTCCGACGGCTCCCCCGTCGACGCTGCCGCTTTCGCCGACGCGATGAACCGGATCCAGACCGAGAACTCCCTGGCCACGGCCTCGACCGGCGGCATGACGTTCACGCCGGAGGGCGACGCGGTCGCGGTCCGCACCACGCGCCCGACCATGGTCATGGAGTCGGTCCTGGCGGAGTGGACCAACGTCGTGTTCAAGGGCGACGCCGCCGGCGGGTTCGTCTTCACCGGCCCGTACGCCGTGGGCTCGCTCCGGCCGAAGGAGCAGCTCGATCTCGTGCCCAACACCCACTACGCCGAGGCGGCGAGCCGGGGGCCGGTCGGCATCCGGTCGTTCGCCGACGCCGACGCGATGCGCCTGGCGATCCAGAGCGGCTCGATCGACATGGCGTTCACGATCACGCCCGAGGTCGCACGCCAGCTGCAGGACGATCCGTCGGTCACGGTGAGCTCGATCGAGGCCGGGTACCAGTACTTCTCCATGCTGAACGAGAAGGTCGGGGCGACCACCGACCTCACCGTCCGGCAGGCCCTGGACCTGGGCCTGGACCGGCAGGCCTACGTCGACGCGCTGCTCGGCGGCCGGGTCGCCACCGGCGCCTTCGCCCACACCTACTCGTTCGCCGGTGACCTCACCCTGGGCTTCGACCCAGCTGAGGCCGGCCGGATCCTCGACCGGGCAGGCTGGGTCCGTGGCGCGGACGGCATGCGCGCGAAGGACGGCGAGCCGCTGTCGTTGTCGCTGGTCACCTATACCTCGCGACCGGACCTGTCGATCATCATGCAGATCATGGTCTCGCAGCTGAAGGACCTGGGGATCGCCTCGACGACGTCGGTCACCGACGACATCCGCGAACGGCTCGCCGCGAGTGACTGGAACGCCGCGGTGTACGCCCAGCACACGGCCCCGACCGCCGAGCCGTCGTACTTCCTCAATCAGTTCCTGCGCACCGGGGCGGCCAACAACTTCACCGGCTACAGCTCGCCGACGACCGACGGCCTCCTGGACCGCCTGGGCACCCTGCCGGCGGGCGCCGAGCGCGACGACCTCGCCCGTCAGATCCAGCGCCAGGTGCACACCGACCTGCCCCTGCTCTTCCAGGTCGACCCCCAGTGGCACATCGCCACGACCGAACGACTCGCCTCCTACCGGCCCTACGGCGGCGACTACTACGTGATCAACCCGGAACTCGGGCTCAGCTGA
- a CDS encoding TetR family transcriptional regulator, with product MSDEPTTARGAASYRRLLDAATSEFAAAGIAGARIDRVITAADSNKTQLYSYFGSKDGLFDAVFARAQREFTEGVRIEDDDLADWAVRLYDEYLRRPDLVRLVTWARLERRPRGSMADPEPDGQRVDDAKTERIRAAQKAGRVREGDPADIMAMVIAMSMAWSPVSNVYAAHPDEPDSVHEQRRTMLREWVRTAVAPR from the coding sequence ATGAGTGACGAACCGACCACCGCTCGCGGGGCCGCCAGCTACCGGCGCCTCCTGGACGCGGCCACGTCCGAGTTCGCCGCTGCCGGCATCGCCGGGGCCAGGATCGACCGGGTCATCACAGCGGCCGACTCCAACAAGACCCAGCTCTACAGCTACTTCGGCAGCAAGGACGGCCTGTTCGACGCGGTGTTCGCCCGAGCCCAACGGGAGTTCACCGAGGGCGTCCGGATCGAGGACGACGACCTCGCCGACTGGGCCGTCCGGCTCTACGACGAGTACCTGCGGCGCCCGGACCTGGTGCGCCTGGTGACCTGGGCGCGCCTGGAGCGTCGTCCACGCGGTTCCATGGCCGACCCCGAGCCGGACGGGCAGCGGGTCGACGACGCGAAGACGGAGCGCATTCGTGCCGCTCAGAAAGCCGGCCGGGTTCGCGAGGGCGACCCGGCAGACATCATGGCCATGGTCATCGCCATGTCCATGGCCTGGTCCCCGGTCAGTAACGTCTACGCCGCCCATCCCGACGAGCCCGATTCCGTCCACGAGCAACGCCGCACCATGCTGCGCGAATGGGTGCGCACAGCCGTGGCACCGCGTTAG
- a CDS encoding ABC transporter ATP-binding protein, giving the protein MADGAADPTPVLTLEAVDVSVGTGRGRRRVLHEVDLDLRAGEVLGVVGRSGSGKSTLGRVCVGLQGTENGHARLASGDDLVPMGRRVLRAARPTLQMVFQDPYSTFPSFRTVGRTIDLNARRLLPGADRHARRAAALDAFGEVGLVEDHLDRRPAELSGGQLQRAAIARALLARPRVLVADEVVSALDLTTQAAIVSLLGEVSSARSMAVLFISHDLGVVASSCERIAVLDDGRIVEHGATRSVIAARRAPATRALFDAVPRLPGNPEA; this is encoded by the coding sequence ATGGCTGACGGCGCCGCCGACCCGACACCGGTCCTGACCCTGGAGGCGGTCGACGTCTCCGTCGGGACCGGTCGGGGCCGCCGCCGCGTGCTCCACGAGGTGGACCTGGACCTGCGTGCCGGGGAGGTCCTCGGGGTCGTCGGGCGGTCCGGGAGCGGCAAGTCGACGCTGGGCCGGGTCTGTGTCGGGCTGCAGGGAACCGAGAACGGCCATGCGCGCCTCGCGTCCGGCGACGACCTCGTCCCGATGGGCCGCCGGGTTCTCCGCGCGGCCCGGCCGACCCTCCAGATGGTGTTCCAGGATCCCTACTCGACCTTCCCCTCGTTCCGCACCGTCGGCCGGACGATCGACCTCAACGCCCGCCGGCTGCTGCCCGGCGCGGACCGTCACGCCCGCCGCGCCGCCGCCCTGGACGCGTTCGGCGAGGTCGGGCTCGTCGAGGACCACCTCGACCGGCGCCCCGCAGAGCTCTCGGGCGGCCAGCTCCAGCGCGCCGCGATCGCCCGCGCGCTGCTCGCCCGGCCGCGGGTCCTGGTCGCCGACGAGGTCGTGTCGGCGCTGGACCTCACCACCCAGGCCGCGATCGTCTCGTTGCTGGGTGAGGTGTCGAGTGCCAGGTCGATGGCGGTGTTGTTCATCAGCCACGACCTGGGTGTCGTCGCATCGTCCTGCGAGCGCATCGCGGTCCTCGACGACGGCCGGATCGTCGAGCACGGCGCCACCCGGTCGGTGATCGCTGCCCGGCGGGCGCCGGCGACACGAGCACTGTTCGACGCGGTGCCCCGGCTGCCGGGGAACCCGGAGGCGTGA
- a CDS encoding ABC transporter permease subunit, with product MPEASPPGLPTAGPTHTLVGPARRMLAAVAVLAVASVVVFVIARSIPTTPMAAYLQSRGIPVTEENLADLRRTWGLDAPPVEQYLSWMAGLLRGDWGTTTTTGIPIGPELAARMPLSLAIGGGALLGGWLLAYLIGTAAATGVRFLPSVSRALAVLSQSVPVFVVAVAVINVLGVELRWVPFYALQGPAVVVAPTVILALFTAGQLTRTVTEHARALSDEPFVRAELGRGFDRSTIVWVHGRRQVLYGMFSASIGKIATVTGAAAVLEFVFAVPGINLFMIDSIRGRDYAVIQAYLMATTVWVVLVHVVLGVVLGRLDPRRTR from the coding sequence GTGCCCGAGGCGAGCCCACCCGGCCTCCCGACGGCCGGGCCGACCCACACGCTGGTCGGCCCGGCCCGTCGGATGCTCGCCGCAGTCGCGGTACTGGCCGTGGCCAGCGTCGTCGTCTTCGTGATCGCACGCAGCATCCCGACCACCCCGATGGCGGCCTACCTGCAGAGCAGGGGGATCCCGGTCACCGAGGAGAACCTGGCGGATCTGCGGCGGACCTGGGGGCTCGACGCTCCCCCCGTCGAGCAGTACCTGAGTTGGATGGCCGGCCTGCTCCGCGGCGACTGGGGCACGACGACGACCACCGGGATCCCGATCGGCCCGGAGCTGGCGGCCCGCATGCCGCTGTCGCTCGCGATCGGGGGCGGCGCGCTGCTCGGCGGCTGGCTGCTCGCCTACCTGATCGGCACGGCCGCCGCGACCGGCGTCCGCTTCCTGCCGTCCGTGTCGCGCGCGCTCGCGGTGCTCTCCCAGTCCGTGCCGGTCTTCGTGGTCGCGGTCGCCGTGATCAACGTCCTCGGGGTGGAGCTGCGCTGGGTCCCGTTCTACGCGCTGCAGGGGCCCGCCGTCGTCGTCGCACCGACCGTGATCCTGGCGCTGTTCACCGCAGGCCAGCTGACCCGCACCGTGACCGAACACGCCCGCGCGCTGTCCGACGAGCCGTTCGTGCGGGCCGAGCTCGGACGCGGCTTCGACCGGTCGACCATCGTGTGGGTCCACGGCCGCAGGCAGGTCCTCTACGGGATGTTCTCCGCCTCCATCGGCAAGATCGCCACGGTGACCGGGGCCGCGGCCGTCCTCGAGTTCGTCTTCGCCGTACCCGGCATCAACCTGTTCATGATCGACAGCATCCGCGGGCGCGACTACGCCGTCATCCAGGCGTACCTGATGGCGACGACCGTCTGGGTCGTACTCGTGCACGTCGTGCTGGGTGTGGTGCTCGGCCGCCTCGATCCGCGGCGGACACGGTGA
- a CDS encoding ABC transporter permease produces MTARRAVGLGVLVTLVVLALLPHGDPNEVAIARAYAPPGADHLLGTDQLGRDLAARMAVGLWRTLLVIALAGGIGLGLGVLLGLIAGYTGRVVGGAVMSLANTVLVIPTFIAALIVSAVFGFGPVSAGIALGVFGAGPFANQTCSLVRAVRTRESIDVERMMGTPATTILLRHVMPEVARPVLAYLGSTGAGAAVAYAGLAFIGLGVDTTVPDWGAMLYEYRVNLFSNPLLLLWPTLGILLVAICLNSVVDTGAGRR; encoded by the coding sequence GTGACCGCGCGACGGGCGGTCGGCCTCGGTGTGCTGGTCACCCTGGTCGTCCTGGCGCTGCTGCCGCACGGTGATCCGAACGAGGTCGCGATCGCCCGGGCCTACGCACCGCCCGGCGCCGACCACCTGCTCGGGACCGACCAGCTCGGGCGAGATCTCGCCGCCCGGATGGCCGTCGGGCTGTGGCGCACGCTGCTGGTCATCGCGCTCGCCGGCGGCATCGGCCTCGGCCTGGGCGTGCTGCTCGGTCTGATCGCCGGCTACACCGGACGGGTCGTCGGCGGCGCCGTCATGTCGCTGGCGAACACGGTGCTCGTGATTCCGACGTTCATCGCGGCCCTGATCGTCTCGGCGGTCTTCGGCTTCGGCCCGGTCAGCGCCGGCATCGCGCTCGGGGTCTTCGGAGCGGGACCGTTCGCGAACCAGACCTGCTCGCTGGTCCGCGCGGTCCGGACCCGGGAGAGCATCGACGTGGAGCGCATGATGGGGACCCCCGCGACGACGATCCTGCTCCGGCACGTGATGCCGGAGGTCGCCCGGCCCGTCCTCGCCTACCTCGGGTCCACCGGCGCGGGGGCGGCCGTCGCCTACGCCGGCCTGGCGTTCATCGGGCTGGGCGTGGACACGACGGTGCCCGACTGGGGCGCGATGCTCTACGAGTACCGGGTGAACCTGTTCAGCAATCCGCTGCTGCTGCTGTGGCCGACCCTGGGGATCCTGCTCGTCGCGATCTGCCTGAACAGCGTCGTCGACACCGGAGCCGGCCGCCGATGA
- a CDS encoding ATP-binding cassette domain-containing protein has product MTAELPGLAVHGLTVRDARDRVLLDDVDLTVPPGGRLGVVGPSGAGKSLLVSALAGAPPAGVATTGRLTLGTAPPRTIELGRITPADRAGLAADLVVIHQDSLRGLNPCLTIGRQLTDTLRRHRPDLPRRRRADESLAWLSRVRMSDRERVAAAHPHQLSGGMRQRVVIALALCGGQTIIVADEPTTALDTVHQAECLALLDRLCSDGGRTLVLVGHDLALVAGLCDRIAVVDTGRIVEQGPTAGIVSSPSHQLTRDLVAETRRLRNAIDG; this is encoded by the coding sequence ATGACCGCTGAGCTGCCGGGGCTGGCCGTGCACGGCCTGACGGTCCGCGACGCCCGCGACCGGGTCCTGCTCGACGACGTCGATCTCACGGTCCCGCCCGGGGGACGCCTCGGGGTGGTGGGCCCGTCCGGCGCGGGGAAGAGCCTGCTGGTCTCCGCCCTGGCCGGAGCCCCGCCGGCTGGTGTGGCGACCACGGGCCGGCTGACGCTCGGGACCGCCCCGCCCCGGACGATCGAGCTCGGCCGGATCACGCCCGCGGACCGGGCCGGCCTCGCGGCGGATCTGGTGGTGATCCACCAGGACTCCCTGCGCGGCCTGAACCCCTGCCTGACGATCGGGCGCCAGCTGACCGACACACTGCGCCGGCACCGTCCGGACCTCCCCCGACGCCGCCGGGCCGACGAGTCCCTCGCCTGGCTGTCGCGGGTCAGGATGAGCGACCGGGAGCGTGTCGCCGCGGCCCACCCCCACCAGCTGTCCGGCGGGATGCGGCAGCGGGTCGTGATCGCGCTGGCGCTCTGCGGCGGCCAGACGATCATCGTCGCGGACGAGCCGACGACCGCGCTCGACACCGTCCATCAGGCCGAGTGTCTGGCGCTGCTCGACCGGCTGTGCTCCGACGGGGGGCGGACCCTCGTGCTCGTCGGACACGATCTGGCGCTCGTCGCCGGGCTGTGCGACCGCATCGCGGTCGTCGACACGGGACGCATCGTGGAGCAGGGCCCGACGGCGGGGATCGTCTCCTCGCCGTCGCATCAGCTCACCCGCGACCTCGTCGCCGAGACCCGCCGTCTCCGGAATGCGATCGATGGCTGA